The Akkermansia muciniphila genome contains a region encoding:
- the prmC gene encoding peptide chain release factor N(5)-glutamine methyltransferase, with product MKTLLEVLQSGTDYLTRQGCEEARATMQHLMAHVLHCNRTALYSQFDRPVEETELAPLRELLKRRAAGEPLQHLLGSTEFFRREFLTDARALIPRPETEELVEMVLKKIPARPVRVLDMGTGSGIIGVTLALELKERAKEVVLADISPQALDLALENAMRLGARVSTIQTDLFENIPLEKAAPLPAETDSTVAAPGEEETSPGQETRFDVIVANLPYIADGEELAPEVMKDPHTALFGGPKGWEIIERFLARARDYLNDNGFVALEIGYDQAPAVTQIMDGYGYNYIEVLKDMSGIARFPFGYR from the coding sequence ATGAAAACCTTACTGGAAGTTCTTCAGTCCGGCACGGACTACCTGACGCGCCAGGGGTGCGAAGAAGCCCGCGCCACCATGCAGCACCTGATGGCCCATGTCCTGCACTGCAACCGCACGGCTCTCTACTCCCAGTTTGACAGGCCTGTTGAGGAAACGGAGCTGGCGCCCCTGCGGGAGCTGCTGAAGCGCAGGGCGGCGGGAGAACCGCTGCAACACCTGCTGGGCTCCACGGAATTTTTCCGCCGGGAATTCCTGACGGATGCGCGCGCGCTGATTCCGCGCCCGGAAACGGAGGAACTGGTGGAAATGGTGCTGAAGAAGATTCCCGCCCGTCCGGTACGCGTGCTGGATATGGGCACTGGGTCCGGCATTATCGGCGTCACGCTGGCCCTGGAACTCAAGGAACGCGCGAAGGAAGTCGTCCTGGCGGACATTTCCCCGCAGGCGCTGGATCTGGCGCTGGAAAACGCCATGCGCCTGGGAGCCAGGGTCTCCACCATACAGACGGACCTGTTTGAAAACATCCCCCTGGAAAAAGCCGCCCCGCTCCCGGCGGAAACGGATTCCACCGTGGCCGCCCCGGGAGAGGAAGAAACCAGTCCGGGACAGGAAACGCGCTTTGACGTCATCGTGGCCAATCTTCCCTACATTGCGGACGGAGAGGAGCTTGCCCCGGAGGTCATGAAAGACCCGCACACGGCCCTGTTCGGCGGCCCGAAAGGCTGGGAAATCATTGAACGCTTCCTGGCCCGCGCACGGGATTACCTGAATGATAACGGTTTTGTAGCGCTGGAAATAGGGTATGACCAGGCGCCTGCCGTGACGCAGATCATGGACGGCTACGGCTACAATTACATTGAAGTGCTGAAAGACATGAGCGGCATCGCCCGCTTTCCGTTCGGCTATCGTTAA
- the priA gene encoding primosomal protein N': MQAARILVDGQSDLVLDYGIPPEAGDVKPGCRVRVPLRNRTATGTVLTLSEPDPAWRDKLKPILKLIDPDPLISPAMMSLASWAADYYSVALDQMIRCLLPETVRQENTAEKMRKVVHLKKRPSREELDALYRKAPRQAQILDYFSSMEQLEAPLAGFGPGALNIARGLEAKGFISLREESVHRDPSTGEQFVPSQPMTLNPQQEKALEEITAMCAAEQKKPVLLQGVTGSGKTEVYLQAVSSVVKSGKSALIMVPEISLTPQTVQRFKSRFAELPSSVAVLHSLLSDGERFDEWHAIRSGKARIVIGPRSAVFAPLQNLGLVIVDEEHDASYKQESSPRYHGRDLAVLRAHVENCAVVLGSATPSLESTHNALTGKYALVKLTERADGQQLPLIRILDMKTEGKNKSGPNVLSERLRMSIDRRLEKGEQVILLLNRRGFARSIQCPDCGHVVTCLHCSLPLTYHRTEDRLICHLCGFKALPPRACPECRSANILLQGYGTQKVEEILRRTFPAARITRVDADVARKKNAVRTILNQFRSHKIDILLGTQMIAKGLDFPNVTLVGVLNADLGLYIPDPRAGERTFQLLTQVAGRAGRGDLSGEVIIQTFTPQSPSLQYARHHDTDGFAAQELEMRRAFDLPPFTHIAVLTIRSQHENMAEFATRTLAGRLRGMLSPPATMTDPMPAPIPRAHGQFRFQITVKGPSARILSRTLRKLVQEAGLGDDLTAVIDVDAMSFM; the protein is encoded by the coding sequence ATGCAGGCGGCGCGTATCCTGGTTGACGGACAGAGCGATCTGGTGCTGGATTACGGCATTCCGCCGGAAGCGGGAGACGTAAAACCGGGCTGCCGCGTCCGGGTGCCCCTGCGCAACAGGACGGCCACCGGCACCGTCCTTACGCTGTCCGAACCGGACCCGGCCTGGAGGGACAAGCTCAAGCCCATTCTGAAACTGATTGACCCGGATCCCCTGATTTCCCCGGCCATGATGAGTCTGGCCTCCTGGGCGGCGGATTATTATTCCGTAGCGCTGGACCAGATGATCCGCTGCCTCCTGCCGGAAACCGTCCGGCAGGAAAATACGGCGGAGAAAATGCGCAAAGTGGTGCATCTGAAAAAACGCCCGTCTCGTGAGGAACTGGACGCCCTGTACCGCAAGGCGCCGCGGCAGGCCCAGATACTGGATTATTTTTCATCTATGGAACAGTTGGAAGCCCCGCTGGCGGGATTCGGCCCCGGAGCCCTGAATATTGCACGCGGCCTGGAAGCCAAGGGTTTTATTTCCCTGAGGGAAGAGTCCGTGCACCGCGATCCCAGCACGGGAGAACAATTCGTCCCCAGCCAGCCGATGACACTGAACCCCCAGCAGGAAAAGGCGCTGGAAGAAATCACGGCCATGTGCGCGGCGGAACAGAAAAAACCGGTGCTGCTGCAGGGGGTCACGGGTTCCGGAAAGACGGAGGTTTACCTGCAGGCCGTTTCCAGCGTGGTAAAATCCGGGAAATCCGCCCTGATCATGGTGCCGGAAATTTCCCTGACCCCCCAGACCGTCCAGCGTTTCAAATCCCGCTTTGCGGAACTGCCCTCCTCCGTGGCGGTCCTGCACAGCCTTCTGTCTGACGGAGAACGCTTTGACGAATGGCACGCCATCCGCTCCGGAAAAGCCCGCATCGTCATCGGCCCCCGCTCCGCCGTCTTCGCCCCCTTGCAGAATCTGGGGCTGGTGATTGTGGATGAAGAGCATGACGCGTCCTACAAGCAGGAAAGCTCCCCCCGCTACCACGGGCGGGACCTGGCCGTGCTGCGCGCGCACGTGGAAAACTGCGCCGTAGTCCTGGGCTCCGCCACTCCATCCCTGGAAAGCACCCACAACGCCCTGACCGGGAAATACGCCCTGGTGAAACTGACGGAACGGGCGGACGGCCAGCAGCTCCCCCTCATCCGCATTCTGGACATGAAAACGGAGGGAAAGAACAAGTCCGGCCCCAATGTCCTTTCCGAACGGCTCCGGATGTCCATTGACCGGAGGCTGGAAAAGGGGGAGCAGGTTATCCTGCTGCTCAACAGGCGCGGATTTGCGCGCTCCATCCAGTGTCCGGACTGCGGCCATGTGGTCACGTGCCTGCATTGTTCCCTCCCCCTGACGTACCACCGCACGGAGGACCGCCTCATCTGCCACCTGTGCGGGTTCAAGGCCCTGCCCCCCCGCGCCTGCCCGGAGTGCCGGTCCGCCAATATCCTGCTCCAGGGGTACGGCACCCAGAAGGTGGAGGAAATCCTGCGCCGCACTTTTCCCGCGGCGCGCATCACGCGCGTGGATGCGGACGTGGCGCGGAAGAAGAACGCCGTCAGAACCATCCTGAACCAGTTCCGCTCCCACAAGATAGACATTCTCCTGGGCACCCAGATGATCGCCAAGGGGCTGGATTTCCCCAACGTAACGCTGGTGGGCGTGCTGAACGCGGACCTGGGGCTTTACATTCCGGACCCCCGGGCCGGAGAACGCACCTTCCAGCTTCTGACCCAGGTGGCGGGCCGCGCGGGACGCGGCGACCTCTCCGGAGAAGTCATCATCCAGACCTTCACGCCCCAGTCCCCCTCCCTGCAATATGCGCGGCATCATGATACGGACGGCTTCGCGGCCCAGGAGCTGGAAATGCGCCGCGCCTTTGATCTCCCCCCCTTCACCCACATCGCCGTGCTGACCATACGCTCCCAGCATGAAAACATGGCGGAATTCGCCACGCGCACGCTCGCCGGACGGCTCCGCGGGATGCTGTCCCCTCCCGCCACGATGACGGACCCCATGCCGGCTCCCATCCCGCGCGCGCACGGCCAGTTCAGGTTCCAGATTACGGTAAAGGGCCCCTCCGCACGCATCCTGTCACGCACGCTCCGGAAGCTGGTTCAGGAAGCCGGACTGGGGGATGACCTGACGGCCGTGATTGACGTGGACGCCATGTCATTCATGTAA
- the dapF gene encoding diaminopimelate epimerase, producing the protein MLLHFYKMTGAGNDFIMVDNRDLVLSSVLDRETIEALCDRRFGIGADGLIAVEPSQGKGGAVRMRYYNADGGEAEMCGNGARCFGNFAAALLRHDKSAPLPFETMAGIVTASFEKDGNVTVNLTDPHSLQLFSLNADPTVGADVHFLNTGVPHAVAFLDKLDGLDIPRLGAYLRYHDAFAPKGTNANFATILSPGHIAIRTYERGVEDETLACGTGMTASALLHAVLMDAPSPIQVDVAGGDTLKVGFQRMGDHFTHVTLTGPADLVFTGDIEL; encoded by the coding sequence ATGCTGCTTCATTTTTACAAAATGACGGGGGCCGGCAACGACTTCATCATGGTGGACAACCGTGACCTGGTCCTTTCTTCCGTGCTGGACAGGGAAACCATTGAAGCCCTATGCGACCGCCGCTTCGGCATTGGCGCTGACGGCCTGATTGCCGTGGAGCCTTCCCAGGGAAAAGGAGGGGCCGTGCGCATGCGCTATTACAATGCCGACGGCGGAGAAGCGGAGATGTGCGGCAACGGAGCACGCTGCTTCGGCAACTTTGCGGCAGCTCTGCTCCGGCATGACAAATCCGCCCCCCTGCCCTTTGAAACGATGGCCGGTATCGTGACCGCCTCCTTTGAAAAGGACGGAAACGTCACCGTCAACCTGACGGACCCTCACTCCCTGCAGCTTTTCTCCCTGAATGCTGATCCCACCGTGGGCGCAGACGTCCATTTCCTGAATACTGGCGTTCCGCACGCCGTAGCGTTCCTGGACAAGCTGGACGGTCTTGACATTCCGCGGCTGGGCGCCTACCTGCGTTATCATGATGCCTTTGCTCCAAAAGGAACCAACGCCAATTTTGCCACCATCCTGTCTCCGGGGCACATCGCCATACGCACCTATGAACGGGGCGTGGAGGATGAAACGCTGGCCTGCGGAACGGGAATGACTGCCAGCGCACTGCTGCACGCCGTATTGATGGACGCCCCCTCCCCCATCCAGGTGGACGTGGCTGGAGGCGACACGCTTAAAGTAGGCTTCCAGCGCATGGGGGACCACTTTACCCATGTCACCCTGACCGGTCCCGCGGACCTTGTCTTTACCGGAGACATTGAACTCTGA
- a CDS encoding ubiquinone/menaquinone biosynthesis methyltransferase, whose product MRNPEFVKAAFSAIAPRYVATNHVLSMGVDLLWRRRVVQLVSEWKPERLLDLATGTGDLALALLNAMPEIHLTGSDFCQPMLDVAAKRGLDNLVCADAMNLPFPSASYDVVTVAFGLRNMASYPDALREMARMLRPGGHLLILDFSLPENLLKSPYRFYLHRVLPVIAGWMTGHREAYNYLADSIEAFPSGQAMKDLLRDCGYRNITAEPLNGGIASIYTAQK is encoded by the coding sequence ATGCGCAATCCAGAATTCGTCAAAGCCGCTTTTTCCGCCATTGCACCGCGCTATGTGGCCACCAACCATGTGCTGAGCATGGGCGTGGACCTGCTGTGGCGCCGGCGCGTCGTCCAGCTCGTCTCCGAATGGAAGCCGGAACGCCTGCTGGACCTGGCGACGGGAACCGGAGACCTGGCCCTGGCCCTCCTGAACGCGATGCCGGAAATCCACCTGACCGGCTCCGACTTCTGCCAGCCCATGCTGGACGTGGCGGCCAAACGCGGGCTGGACAACCTGGTCTGCGCAGACGCCATGAACCTGCCCTTCCCCTCCGCCTCCTATGATGTGGTCACCGTCGCCTTCGGCCTGCGGAACATGGCCAGCTATCCAGACGCCCTGCGGGAAATGGCCCGCATGCTGCGGCCGGGGGGCCACCTGCTTATTCTGGACTTCTCCCTGCCTGAAAACCTGTTGAAAAGCCCTTACCGGTTCTACCTTCACCGTGTTCTTCCAGTCATCGCCGGCTGGATGACCGGCCACCGGGAGGCTTACAATTACCTGGCGGACAGCATTGAAGCCTTCCCCAGCGGACAGGCCATGAAGGATCTGCTCCGGGACTGCGGCTACCGCAACATCACGGCGGAACCTCTGAACGGAGGGATAGCCAGCATTTACACGGCCCAGAAATGA
- a CDS encoding MATE family efflux transporter, with amino-acid sequence MSAGDAREGIIRGKASRARLGGKLAGLSLPRQIAVIAFWPFLEQLLSFFVTSSDLFIATKIGVDAQDTINISDGMGAVVFLMWFGFVIQGSIMMGATAIVSRMTGARDYPQAQHGLHQAAMLGLLAGVISCGLLFACSGFLVTHVLTMNEAARAYALQYVYVAAFAAPFSGVVFAINAALRGSGDTRLPFWIMMCVGILNVIFSVTFVFADAPLGGWRIGGIAAGTVCGYAISMCALILIMLRRKKKIFAGRQNDSLEELVRENGEHYAPPLYLNFSNLWPDMGMQKRILKIGLPQAVEVFGMWGIQMFCLSIISELPIKGVLGVHNIAVRIESLSFLPGFAIGMAASTLVGQYLGARNALMARITIWKCMRYAIIFMTGLGVLFCVFPALFMEIFSNGNMTLIDTGIPVLRTMLLVEPFFAACIVMKMSLRGAGDTRRVMFISYGIMGFFRVVCTWVWFKLAPETMTLWGIWLLFAFEMAVQSVILYKIVKGRSWTKLQV; translated from the coding sequence ATGAGTGCGGGAGACGCGAGAGAAGGCATCATACGCGGCAAGGCGTCGCGGGCCCGCCTGGGCGGCAAACTTGCCGGACTGTCCCTGCCCCGCCAGATTGCCGTCATTGCCTTCTGGCCTTTCCTGGAACAACTGCTGAGCTTCTTCGTCACCTCGTCCGACCTGTTCATCGCCACCAAAATAGGCGTGGACGCCCAGGACACCATCAACATTTCCGACGGCATGGGCGCCGTCGTCTTCCTCATGTGGTTCGGCTTCGTCATCCAGGGGTCCATCATGATGGGGGCCACGGCCATCGTCTCCCGCATGACGGGAGCCAGAGACTATCCCCAGGCGCAGCACGGCCTGCACCAGGCCGCCATGCTGGGGCTTCTTGCCGGCGTCATCTCCTGCGGCCTGCTCTTCGCGTGCAGCGGCTTCCTGGTCACCCATGTGCTGACCATGAATGAAGCCGCCCGGGCCTACGCGCTGCAATATGTCTATGTGGCCGCCTTCGCCGCCCCCTTCAGCGGCGTGGTTTTTGCCATTAATGCCGCCCTGCGCGGCTCCGGAGACACCCGGCTGCCCTTCTGGATTATGATGTGCGTGGGCATTCTCAACGTCATCTTCAGCGTCACCTTCGTCTTTGCGGACGCTCCGCTGGGCGGCTGGCGCATCGGAGGCATTGCGGCGGGAACGGTTTGCGGCTACGCCATCAGCATGTGCGCGCTCATCCTCATCATGCTGAGGCGCAAGAAGAAAATATTTGCAGGACGCCAAAACGACTCACTGGAGGAACTCGTCAGGGAGAACGGAGAGCACTACGCACCGCCCCTGTACCTTAACTTTTCCAACCTGTGGCCGGACATGGGCATGCAAAAGCGCATCCTGAAAATCGGCCTGCCGCAGGCCGTGGAAGTCTTCGGCATGTGGGGCATCCAGATGTTCTGCCTCTCCATCATCAGCGAGCTGCCCATCAAGGGCGTGCTGGGCGTCCACAACATCGCCGTCCGCATTGAATCGCTCAGCTTCCTTCCCGGATTCGCCATCGGCATGGCCGCCTCCACCCTGGTGGGACAATACCTGGGCGCCCGGAACGCGCTCATGGCCCGCATCACCATCTGGAAATGCATGCGGTACGCCATCATCTTCATGACCGGGCTTGGGGTGCTCTTTTGCGTTTTCCCCGCCCTCTTCATGGAGATATTCTCCAACGGGAACATGACCCTCATTGACACCGGCATACCCGTGCTGCGCACCATGCTGCTGGTGGAGCCTTTCTTCGCCGCCTGCATTGTGATGAAAATGTCCCTGCGCGGCGCAGGGGACACCCGGAGAGTCATGTTCATTTCCTACGGCATCATGGGCTTCTTCCGCGTCGTCTGCACCTGGGTGTGGTTCAAGCTTGCCCCGGAAACCATGACCCTCTGGGGCATCTGGCTGCTCTTCGCCTTTGAAATGGCCGTCCAGTCCGTCATTCTCTACAAAATCGTCAAGGGACGGAGCTGGACGAAACTGCAGGTCTGA